One Pseudomonas syringae CC1557 genomic window, CGAATTCCTGCGCTTGATGCTGCGTCAGGTTCATGCGTATGGCATTGATCCGGCTTCGCTGATCCACGCCTTGCAGAACCATGACGAGTTGACGCTGGAGCTGGTGCATTTCTGGACACTGCACGCCCACGACACGTTTCACTACCAGGGGCAGACATTCCCGGGCAACATCTTGCGCGAGCACATTCGGGAAGAGATGTACGAGAAGCTGTCGGGCGAACACGCGCCGTACAACCTCAAGTTCGTCACCAACGGGGTGTCCTGCACCACAGCCAGCATCATCACCGCCGCGCTGGGCATTCGCGACCTGAACGACATCACCGACGCAGATATCCAGCAGATTCAGCACATCCATTTGTTGCTGGTCATGTACAACGCCATGCAGCCGGGCGTGTTTGCCCTGTCTGGCTGGGATATGGTGGGCGCCTTGACGCTGCCTGCCGAGCAGGTCGAACACCTGATGCAGGACGGCGATACCCGCTGGGTCCACCGTGGTGCGTACGACCTGGTCGATCTGGATCCGGAAGCCGAGTTCTCGGCGGGCAACATGCCGCGTCCGAAGTCGCTGTATGGCAGCCTCGTCAGCCAGCTGAAACGGCCTGATTCGTTCGCCTCGCAACTGAAGAAGATTCTCGCCGTGCGGCGTGCCTATGACATTGCCGCGAGCCGTCAGATTCTGATTCCGGACGTCGAGCATCCTGGCCTGCTGGTCATGGTCCATGAATTGCCGGCTGGCAAGGGCACGCAGATCACGGCGCTCAACTTCAGTGCCGAAACCATTGTCGAGACCCTTAACCTGCCTGGCATAGCGCCCGGCCCGGTGGTGGACATCATCAATGAGCGTGTTGAGGGGGATCTGACCGAGCAGGGTGAGTTCACCATCACCCTTGATGCCTACGAAGGTCTCGCGCTGCGCGTGGTCAGTACTTTGCCGATCTAAGCAGCTTTGCGCAGCCGTTCTGGCTGCGCACTGCCTGTTGTCGTTCAGGCTGTCTTGAACCGGTGCTTTTTCAGGCGATAGGCAAACTGGGCGCGACTCAGCCCCAGCAAGCGAGAGGCAGCCGCCAGGTTGCCCTCGCTTTTTTGCAAGGCTTCATCGATCAATCGTCTTTCCAGATCGTCAATGGAGAATGGGTTTTCCGGCTCATGCAGCGTATCCAGTAATCCCTCGTCGGTCGTTGCCGTATCAACCCCTGTGTCAGCCGCTGTGCCTGCCTCGGATGTCTGCGAAAGTGCGCCAGCGTGATTCAGCGAGTACGAGTCCACTGGCAGCGATTCATTGCGAAAAATATGCACCAGATCAATAGCCTGACCTTCGTCGCTGGCGATCAAGCCGCGCTCGATCAAATTCTGCAGTTCTCGCACGTTACCGGCGAAGTCATAACGCACCAGTGTTTTCAAGGCGCGCATGGTCAAGCCGGCCGGGGTTCTGCCGTATTCCTGGCAAAACCGTTTGAGAAATGCACTGATCAGCAATGGAATGTCATCACGACGCTCGCGCAACGGGGGCAGGGCGATCGGGTAGACATTCAGCCGGTAGAACAGGTCTTCACGAAAATCGCCGCTGGCCACGGCCTTGCGCAGGTCAACGTTGGTCGCTGCCACCACCCGGACATTGATTTTGATGCCATGCCCACCGCCGACGCGTTCGATCTCGCGTTCCTGCAGGGCGCGCAGGAGCTTGCTTTGTCCGGCCAGACTCAGGGAGGTGATTTCATCCAGGAACAGCGTGCCGCCATTGGCGCGCTCGAAGCGTCCGGGCCTTGAGTGGGTGGCGCCGGTGTAGGCGCCGCGCTCGACACCGAACAGCTCCGCTTCGATCAGGTTGTCCGGAATGGCCGCGCAGTTCAGCGCGATAAAAGGCCCTTTTTGCTGACGACTGAGCTGATGCAGCTGGCGAGCGAACATTTCCTTGCCGACGCCGGACTCGCCGCTGATCAGCACCGTTGCCGGTGTCATCGCCACGCGCTGAAGGGCCTGGGTGGCCGCTGTGAATGCGGCGCTGGCACCAATCAGTGTCTGATCCGTCTCGATGGCGGAGCCTGCTTCATCAGGTGCGCTTGCCAGCAGTCCAGGCAGCGCATGCCTGACCGCGTTCGCGACATTAAGGTAACTCAGGTCGCTCTCCACATCGCCCCATTGCTCTGCGGTCTTGCCGACCACCCGGCAGGTCGCGTGACCCATGCCACGGCATTCGACCTCCCGAAAAATTACCATCTGCCCGAACAGGCCGCTGACGAAGCCGATGGCATAACCGATTTCGGTCCAGCACACCGGGTCCTGCGCGATGCCGTAGGCCGCTACATGCTCGTCTGCCTCACAGGAGTGATGCCAGAGAAACTCCCCTTCGTAGAAACCGGACTCTGCGTCGAACTTGAAATGCAGTGGCTCGACC contains:
- a CDS encoding sigma-54-dependent Fis family transcriptional regulator, coding for MNTPHCQLPDHSVATEHFSPRGDSTQPGASASPTAEELTGCLFFSPEDGRIWLNDQRMLLLHSSSFGNLRREIIERLGREQARGMFTRAGYLSGARDARLIRERWPLADATSAFRAGTHLHTLEGMTKVEPLHFKFDAESGFYEGEFLWHHSCEADEHVAAYGIAQDPVCWTEIGYAIGFVSGLFGQMVIFREVECRGMGHATCRVVGKTAEQWGDVESDLSYLNVANAVRHALPGLLASAPDEAGSAIETDQTLIGASAAFTAATQALQRVAMTPATVLISGESGVGKEMFARQLHQLSRQQKGPFIALNCAAIPDNLIEAELFGVERGAYTGATHSRPGRFERANGGTLFLDEITSLSLAGQSKLLRALQEREIERVGGGHGIKINVRVVAATNVDLRKAVASGDFREDLFYRLNVYPIALPPLRERRDDIPLLISAFLKRFCQEYGRTPAGLTMRALKTLVRYDFAGNVRELQNLIERGLIASDEGQAIDLVHIFRNESLPVDSYSLNHAGALSQTSEAGTAADTGVDTATTDEGLLDTLHEPENPFSIDDLERRLIDEALQKSEGNLAAASRLLGLSRAQFAYRLKKHRFKTA